The Chelonoidis abingdonii isolate Lonesome George chromosome 9, CheloAbing_2.0, whole genome shotgun sequence genome has a segment encoding these proteins:
- the BLOC1S6 gene encoding biogenesis of lysosome-related organelles complex 1 subunit 6 has translation MEQPEGKERFLLEAAAAPRQTGPALDSCEASPDEGLIEDLAVVDKKAVEQLTEGLISHYLPDLRRSKLALQELTQNQVVLLDTLEQEISKFRECNSILDINALFSEAKHYHSKLVNIRKEMMMLHEKTSKLKKRALKLQQKRQKEELEREQQREKELEREKQLTAKPARRT, from the exons ATGGAGCAGCCCGAGGGGAAGGAGCGGTTCCTGCTGGAGGCCGCCGCCGCCCCGAGGCAGACGGGGCCCGCCCTTG ATTCCTGTGAGGCATCTCCAGATGAGGGACTAATAGAAGATTTGGCTGTTGTAGATAAGAAAGCTGTGGAGCAGCTAACTGAAGGATTGATTTCTCATTATTTACCTGATCTTCGGCGATCAAAACTAGCCCTCCAAGAGCTCAc GCAGAATCAAGTAGTGTTACTAGACACATTAGAgcaagaaatttcaaaattcagagAATGTAATTCCATTCTTGATATCAATGCTTTG TTTTCAGAAGCTAAACATTACCACAGCAAGCTAGTGAatattagaaaagagatgatgatGCTCCATGAAAAGACATCAAAGTTAAAA aAAAGAGCACTCAAACtgcagcagaagaggcagaaagaAGAACTAGAACGAGAACAGCAACGTGAGAAGGAACTTGAAAGAGAGAAACAGTTAACAGCAAAACCAGCTAGAAGGACATGA